Proteins encoded within one genomic window of Kibdelosporangium phytohabitans:
- a CDS encoding PPOX class F420-dependent oxidoreductase, translated as MDAELARLADSKYVLVTTFRKDGTKVPTPVWSARDGEELVFWTRSDSGKVKRLRREKNIELAECDVRGRPRSQPVPAVARLLDAAGTDRVRRVMARKYGPSGWLVIYSSKLFRGAKGTICYAVTSPGSST; from the coding sequence GTGGACGCCGAACTGGCCAGGTTGGCTGACAGCAAGTACGTGCTGGTCACGACCTTCCGCAAGGACGGGACCAAGGTGCCGACCCCGGTCTGGTCGGCGCGCGACGGCGAGGAGTTGGTCTTCTGGACCCGCTCCGACTCCGGCAAGGTCAAGCGCCTGCGCCGCGAGAAGAACATCGAACTGGCCGAGTGCGACGTCCGCGGCAGGCCGAGGAGCCAGCCGGTCCCCGCAGTCGCCAGGCTGCTCGACGCGGCCGGGACCGACCGGGTGCGCCGCGTGATGGCCCGCAAGTACGGCCCGAGCGGCTGGCTGGTGATCTACAGCAGCAAGCTGTTCCGCGGCGCCAAGGGCACCATCTGCTACGCCGTGACGTCCCCGGGATCATCCACGTAG
- a CDS encoding TetR family transcriptional regulator, with protein sequence MAESLRGTLEGMARAGRRPGQNETRELILAAARAQFAELGYDGATIRGIAAQAAVNPALVHHFFGTKEQVFVAALRLPIDPATVVPALVEGPRSQFGERIVRLLLTAWGDPVTREPLLAMVRTVTTNDQAARMLKQFIERQVLARVSAGLGVPRLRLAAAASHMVGLALLRYVVQVEPLAGADVDELVGTVAPIIQSYVDDPGDVTA encoded by the coding sequence ATGGCGGAAAGCCTACGTGGCACGCTGGAAGGCATGGCACGCGCCGGACGCCGACCCGGGCAGAACGAGACCCGCGAGCTGATCCTGGCCGCGGCCAGGGCCCAGTTCGCCGAGCTGGGCTACGACGGCGCCACCATCCGGGGCATCGCGGCGCAGGCCGCCGTGAACCCGGCGCTGGTGCACCACTTCTTCGGCACGAAGGAGCAGGTCTTCGTGGCCGCGCTGCGGCTGCCGATCGACCCGGCCACGGTCGTGCCCGCCCTGGTCGAGGGGCCGCGGTCGCAGTTCGGGGAGCGGATCGTGCGGCTGTTGCTGACCGCGTGGGGCGATCCGGTGACCAGGGAGCCGCTGCTCGCGATGGTCCGCACGGTCACCACGAACGACCAGGCCGCGCGGATGCTCAAGCAGTTCATCGAACGCCAGGTGCTCGCCAGGGTGTCGGCCGGTCTCGGCGTGCCGCGGCTGCGGCTGGCCGCGGCGGCCTCGCACATGGTGGGGCTCGCGTTGCTGCGCTACGTGGTCCAGGTGGAACCGCTGGCGGGCGCGGACGTGGACGAGCTCGTCGGTACGGTCGCGCCGATCATCCAGTCCTACGTGGATGATCCCGGGGACGTCACGGCGTAG